The window CTAACATCATTGAACTTCTCAAGCGGCTGCGTCAGGATACCGGGGTATCGTTTGTTTTCATCAGCCATGACCTGTCAACTGTCGCCTCTTTTGCGGATGAAATCATAGTCCTCTATGCGGGACGCGTTGTTGAACAGGGACCAACAGACCTGGTTCTCTCCCCTCCATACCATCCCTATACGCGCCTCCTTATATCCTCAGTGCCTGAGTTGCGGGTTGGATGGCTGGAAGAGGCCATGGAGACCCAGGAAGCGCAAGCTGGGATTGATCGTGTCGTCACGTTAACTGAGATCGGATGCCCGTTTTTCGACCGGTGCCCCCGGGCGATTGACGGCACCTGTGATCGGGTTGATCCGCCGATCAGAGATATTGGAGACGGACATACCATCGAGTGCCATCGCTCCAGCGAAGAGTTTGTGCGTTAATAGATAAGAACGGCCGTCACGTTTGGTTTTTCCCCCGCCCTTCTATGATCATTTTTTTAGTGAGAAAAAGTGAGTTTGCCGGGATTGACGTAGACTTAGTCTATGCCTGAATCTTGCCTTGGTCTTAAAGATATCCCCTGACGATCACAACAGTCCCTGAACCTTTGATAAGATAGAAATATCTCAATGCCCTGAAATTTGTGATAAGAGAATAGTATCATGAAACCCCAGCAAGGGAGCCATTGATTCTAAATGGCGGAGTAAAAATGAAGCGGGTGGCGGTCGAATAGTGTGACACCCAGCTCATAACGGGAATGCCTGACTCTGAAATCCATTCTCCATGCTTCCCATATGCTTCCCAGGAAGAAAAAGGACTAAAGCTAACTAGCCTAAGCCCTTGAAATCATTGGCTCCCCGGGACGGACTCGAACCGCCGACAAAGTGGTTAACAGCCACCCGCTCTACCAGCTGAGCTACCGGGGATACCTTATTTATCTTTTATCTCTTATCGCCTTTTTGGTCAATAGGGATTTATATTTTTTCGCTACTCCTCAGGCGCGTCTGCCTCTGCCCGCTTCGCAATCTTCTCATACTCGGCATTGACCCGATTTTCAATCTTAGCCACGGTCTTTTCATCCAGGTGCCGGAAGCGGCCTTGAGGCTGAAAGTATTCCTGGAGCGGCTTAGGCTTGTTGACCTTGCGGTTCAGGATATACTTTCCGTTAATGATCTCATAGAGCGGAAAAACGCGGGTTCGCACCGCCAGCCGGGCGCTTTCCACGGCCAGCTCCGGCCTCATGCGCCAGCCGGTCGGGCAGGGGGAGAAGATATGGACATAAGCCGGACCCTCGATGGCGACCGCCTTTCTGATTTTGTTCATGAGATCGAGGTGGTAAGCCGGGGAAGCCGTGGCGACGTAGGGGATGTCATGAGCGGCTGCGATGGCAGGCATGTTCTTCTTCTGGGTATGCTGTCCCTGGGAATATTTCCCCGGAGGCGTGGTCGTGGTCATGGCGCCAAAGGGCGTGGCTGAAGAACGCTGGATGCCCGTGTTCATGTAGGCTTCATTGTCCAGGCAGACATATACGAAGTCATGACCGCGTTCCAGGGCCCCGGACAGGGCCTGGAGGCCGATATCGGCCGTGCCGCCGTCACCCGCGATGGCCACCACCGGAATCCTCTTTTTGGGGAGATACCCCTTGCGTATCATGACCTTATGGGCGGCTTCCACTCCAGAGGCCACTGCGGCCGCATTCTCAAAGGCCGCATGAATCCAGGGCACCCGCCATGAGGTCTGAGGGAAGGTGGAGGAAACCACTTCCATGCACCCCGTGCAGGAGACAGCCACCATTTCCGGGCCGATGGCCTTCATAAGCAGTCTCAAGGCCAGGACCTCGCCACAGCCCTGGCAGGCGCGATGACCGGAGGCAAAGGGCTCGACCTCAGGGATGGTCTTGGCTGTTATCTTAGTGAAATTTTTTAGAGCTTCGGCTGTCATTCCATCACCCCCACCATCTCGTAACGGTCCTGGCCTTTTTCAGGCAGAACCTGGCACTGTTCATAGATATATTTGAAATCGTCGCGCGGGGCGTCCCGGCCGCCCAGGCCCAGGGTGA of the Deltaproteobacteria bacterium genome contains:
- a CDS encoding pyruvate synthase subunit beta, which produces MTAEALKNFTKITAKTIPEVEPFASGHRACQGCGEVLALRLLMKAIGPEMVAVSCTGCMEVVSSTFPQTSWRVPWIHAAFENAAAVASGVEAAHKVMIRKGYLPKKRIPVVAIAGDGGTADIGLQALSGALERGHDFVYVCLDNEAYMNTGIQRSSATPFGAMTTTTPPGKYSQGQHTQKKNMPAIAAAHDIPYVATASPAYHLDLMNKIRKAVAIEGPAYVHIFSPCPTGWRMRPELAVESARLAVRTRVFPLYEIINGKYILNRKVNKPKPLQEYFQPQGRFRHLDEKTVAKIENRVNAEYEKIAKRAEADAPEE